GCTAAATGAGCCATGTCTAAATCAAACTACTGCACTCATTATCATTAAATGACGATTAAAAGCGAGTAGCAATGCAAAACAAATTTAGTCGACATAGTAAGTGAGATCTGCGTCGCTTAGTTCATTACCATTAAAAAGATCTAACCTTTAGAATTTAAGTAGGCGTCTAGGTGAATAAAGCCCGAGTAAGAGGCAAATTCTATAGTGCTCAAATCCCCCTAATATTGAGAGAAGTTTAAGGAAATAACATGTCTGAGATGCGCACCCTTGGTGAGTTCATTGTTGAGAAACAGAGTGACTTCCCCCATGCAAGCGGTGATCTATCATCCCTTTTGTCGTCTATTCGACTTGCTGCAAAAATTGTTAACCGTGAGATCAACAAGGCTGGTCTAGTCGACATCACTGGCGCTGTTGGTACAGACAACGTTCAAGGTGAAGAACAGCAAAAGCTAGACCTTTACGCGAACGACAAGTTTAAAGCGGCTCTAGAAGCTCGTGATCAAGTTTGTGGTGTTGCAAGTGAAGAAGAAGACGAAGCTGTCGCCTTCAATAAAGAGCTCAACAAAAACGCAAAATACGTCGTTCTGATGGACCCACTTGATGGTTCTTCAAACATCGATGTCAATGTATCTGTTGGTACAATCTTCTCTATCTATCGTCGAGTATCGCCTGTTGGTACCCCACCAACACAAGAAGACTTCCTACAGCCAGGACACAAGCAAGTAGCCGCGGGGTACGTAATTTACGGCTCTTCAACTATGCTTGTTTACACAACTGGTGCAGGTGTAAATGGCTTCACCTACGACCCATCTCTGGGCACCTTCTGTCTGTCTCATGAAAACATGATGATCCCTGATGAAGGTAAGATTTATTCCATCAACGAAGGTAACTACATTCGCTTCCCTACGGGTGTTAAGAAGTACATCAAGTACTGCCAAGAAAATGAGCCAAGCGACAATCGCCCTTACACATCACGTTACATCGGTTCTCTAGTATCAGATTTCCACCGTAATCTTCTGAAAGGCGGTATCTACTTATACCCGAGTACGCAAAGCCACCCTCAGGGTAAACTGCGTCTGCTGTACGAGTGCAACCCAATAGCCTTCATCATGGAGCAAGCTGGCGGTATTGCCTCCGATGGCGCCCAACGAATCATGGATATAAAACCAACAGAACTGCACCAACGTGTGCCTTTCTTTGTCGGTTCTAAGAACATGGTGAAAAAAGTAGAAGAGTTCCTTGAACTTAACCGAGACTAATCATCTCGCTTATTTTTCAAATTAACGCCATTAAAAAAGCCAGCATTTACATGCTGGCTTTTTGTTCGACAACTCAGAATACATAGATGTTACGGGTTGTCCCGCTTACACCAGTCACCCGAAAGTATTTCTTTATTAGCCGTTAGATCAAGCTGATACAAATATACCCATGCTAGTCCAAATATAGTCTCTATTTGTTCGCGACGATACTCAACAGGAACATCTTCTAGCCGATCGAGCGAAGCCAAAACTTCATCGTTAATGATATAGACCTCGCCAACGACATTTTTCTTTCCAGAAATCATCGCCGGATAGACACCTAAATCAAAAAGAGCATACTCCTCAGGGGTGTCAAACCTTCCTAAGCACTCACACTGCTGCAAATAGTGGTGGTTGGACTGACCTTGCCTCAAGGTTCCATAAACAAAAACAAGTTGCTGCATAACCCCTCCTCAGCATTCGTCATCCGCTAATCAATCACGACTCAAGTGTTACTCGAATTCAAATTGATAGAGAAGATCCACGGCACTGTCTAGCCCCGATACGGCTTCAACATAGAGATCCTGCATCAATCGATAACGAACAGTAAACTCACCTAACGAGTTAAAGATACCTACGCCATACTTCACCTGTAAACCAGGGAGAATGTAGCCGCTGACCGTAACCTGGGAATCATCTCCAGAGCCTGCAGTATCCAATTGCAAGTCCTGTACGCCAAAAGCTTCACCAATTTCGCCGACAACCTTGCCGCTCTTCGCTAAACTCAAACCAATTAAGGTCGTCGTCATCGAACCATTCGACTCACCATCAATATCTTGGCCACGCAAAATATAAGACAGCGCATTGGCTTGCGGCATTGCAGGGTCAGAATAAATCTCAATCGTCGGCTCTGTCGCTGGGCCAGTCACTCGAATACCTGCTGTCACATCGTCCTGAGTATTATCAGGGTTACGTACCGCATTTATCGCGACGTATGGCTGGTCCGGAGGTCCGTTCATTAGAATCTTACCTTCTTCGATCAACAGGTCTTGCCCGAATGATTGGTAAGTACCATCGACGATGTTTACTTCGCCTGTAATAAAAGGACCTTGATCTTTTTGAGCCACGTTAAGCTTACCGACCAAATCACCTTCAAGACCAAAGGCAGACAATTTAAAGTCATCACCAATAGAAATATTAATATTAGTCATCACATTGAACGGGATCGTATCTTCGTTTTCTGGCTCTAGATCTTTATTCAAGATAACTTGATCAGAAGAGACACCAACCGCTGACGGTGGCAAGTCTTCTACAACAATTCGTCCCCATGGTAATGCAATATCACCGGTGATTTTCGCCAATTCTGGGGTGACATCAATGGTCATATCAGGCACGACCTTCACCTTGACCATCGGCGGAATATCAACCATCAACTCATCAGCAAACACTCTGACGTTAGAGTGCCATGCTTTAAGATCTTGCCAATCCCCGCCTCCCTCGATATCAAGGTGACCATCGGGCGTTTCAATATTCGCATCCAATTTTGCACTATAACCATCAAAGTCGAGAGCGATACGGCCATCTTTCACATCAACAGGCGTAACATCACCTTTGACTTGAATACCATCAACAGAGAATTGACCAAAGACTTGAGGGTGCATCAAAGAGCCTTTAACTTGAAGATCACTCTCAAGGTCGGCTTTTAATAAACTATATTCACCTAGGATTGGCTGTAAGAAATCAAGGTGGAAGGTGGTCAGCTTAATTGCAGCATCGACCATTTTGTCTTCGACAAGAATATCCGGTAGCGACACAGTTCCAGACAGATCACCATTGTCGGAAACATCCAACTTAAAATCGGCATCCAGTTTGTTGTCTTTTAGCTGGGCATTCAATGCAACGCTTTCCCAACCCAGTGTAATTGGCTCGCCAACTTGTTGAATAACCTGACCTTTCGGCATATCAACGCTTACCGTAACCTCAGGCTCACCTTGTTCAGACCACTTGGCATGAGCTTTAACATTCACTAAACCTTGCAGTTCCGTCTCTTTAGGAACAAAGGTTTTGATCTGATCGAAATCGAACTGATTGATTGCAATCTTAGCCTCACCTGATTTTCCGGCGCGGATATCCTCATCCAGACACACACTCGAACTAGCTTGTTTCCAACAGTGCGCTTGAACGTCGGCAAACTGCTTATCGACATCCGCCTTTATCGCGACAGGCTTGTCTAATACCCAAGGCCCCTGCTGAGTGGTAATTTTGACTCTGTCTAACGACCCATCCCAAATAAGAGAAGGCTTCTGAATCAATTCACCAGAGATAGCCAAACTGGTCGACACGATGTCGGATATCACATCAAGTGTCACAGTGTGTTTCTTCTCGCCACCACTCACTGTTAGACCAATGCTTTCCACGCTTTGATCTTGATAGGTTAAGTTCTTAGCTTTTAATACAAGATCGGCTTGAGCTTCAGGCAATGGTAGAGGAACCACTGAGCCATTAAGCGATAAGGATTCTAGTGTTGCTTCGTTATTCCAATCGACCTTATCAACATTAAGCGCGAGATCGACCTTTGGCTCTTTCGTTGGGCCACTAAGCTGGATATTACCCATCACTTTACCCGTCAGCTCTGGAACACTCTTATCTAACTGTGGAAAATTAATCGCAACGCCCATACCCCATTGCTTATCCAGTTGCCCTTGAGCCTTAATCGAATTAACACCGTGAGCCAAGCTCAAACCACTGGTTTTCAGTTTAGGTTCACCGCTCGCGCTGCGATCTGACGCTGACAACTGCCCTTTGATATCCAGAGGGTATTCTCGTAGGATCCCCTCGATATCGAGCTTAGGTAGTTCAATCGCCCAACCACCAGCTTCGGTCAGCTCACCAGTGGTAACAATGCTTCCGCTAATATTGCCTTCCGCTTCTGGCCACTGTAGTCCCGGTTGAATATTTTGTATCGAAACCTCAGCTTGCCAGTTAACAAGCTTCTTCCAATTCGCTTTGACCACACCATTAAGCTCACCACCTAATGTCTTAAGTTTTAGACGCTCGAGCTCAATTTGTTCAGTCGTACCTTTTCCCTGTAAGTCGATGGCTAACGCAGGAATTTCCTTACCATCCGCTTCACCTTTAAGCTGCACATTAAAGCCATCTAATGAGCCATCTGCTTTGAACTTTTTAATCGCCGCTTGGTAATCGCTTTTACCTGTCAAAGGCCATTGCGCTTGGCCGCCCTCTAAAAGAAGGTCAAATGGCAGAGTCGGTTCTAAGGGTTGAATATCCCCGGACAACGTTGCCTCAATCAATTCAGAAAACTGGGAATCTAGGCTTAGCTTAGCCACGCTGCCTTGTGCTTTCAGGGACAGTTTCTGACCAGCAAGGTCGGTTTCTTTCACCAATGCATCTAAAGAAAGCTCTAGCGGATAGCCGCCCTTGAGCTCAACCTTAGTCGTTAGATTCGCGCTTGCTTGTGGCATGTCGATCTCGAGAGATGAAACGTTCACAGAGTGCCCACCAGCTTGCGCTTCGAGTCCAAGATGGTTC
Above is a window of Vibrio atlanticus DNA encoding:
- the fbp gene encoding class 1 fructose-bisphosphatase, with the protein product MSEMRTLGEFIVEKQSDFPHASGDLSSLLSSIRLAAKIVNREINKAGLVDITGAVGTDNVQGEEQQKLDLYANDKFKAALEARDQVCGVASEEEDEAVAFNKELNKNAKYVVLMDPLDGSSNIDVNVSVGTIFSIYRRVSPVGTPPTQEDFLQPGHKQVAAGYVIYGSSTMLVYTTGAGVNGFTYDPSLGTFCLSHENMMIPDEGKIYSINEGNYIRFPTGVKKYIKYCQENEPSDNRPYTSRYIGSLVSDFHRNLLKGGIYLYPSTQSHPQGKLRLLYECNPIAFIMEQAGGIASDGAQRIMDIKPTELHQRVPFFVGSKNMVKKVEEFLELNRD
- a CDS encoding gamma-glutamylcyclotransferase family protein, encoding MQQLVFVYGTLRQGQSNHHYLQQCECLGRFDTPEEYALFDLGVYPAMISGKKNVVGEVYIINDEVLASLDRLEDVPVEYRREQIETIFGLAWVYLYQLDLTANKEILSGDWCKRDNP
- a CDS encoding translocation/assembly module TamB domain-containing protein; this translates as MIKVVGKCIKWASISLTSILLLLIALLGFVLFTNSGLNTVLWGAEKALPQLKVESTKGALFPSFTLNNVQFKDDSLHIDTKVENLALAINPRCLLDPKVCVDRLAIQGLDFALTELPPASTEEAEPTPPVTSVKTPLPIVINRIALSDIKLNILGHEIEWGLFSTALSMQGEKLTVSPTLFNDLKVKLAESTEDPQSEIVEPDTAAKTAIELPEVWIPLQVVLERFDLNRFTLEQETPIVVNHLGLEAQAGGHSVNVSSLEIDMPQASANLTTKVELKGGYPLELSLDALVKETDLAGQKLSLKAQGSVAKLSLDSQFSELIEATLSGDIQPLEPTLPFDLLLEGGQAQWPLTGKSDYQAAIKKFKADGSLDGFNVQLKGEADGKEIPALAIDLQGKGTTEQIELERLKLKTLGGELNGVVKANWKKLVNWQAEVSIQNIQPGLQWPEAEGNISGSIVTTGELTEAGGWAIELPKLDIEGILREYPLDIKGQLSASDRSASGEPKLKTSGLSLAHGVNSIKAQGQLDKQWGMGVAINFPQLDKSVPELTGKVMGNIQLSGPTKEPKVDLALNVDKVDWNNEATLESLSLNGSVVPLPLPEAQADLVLKAKNLTYQDQSVESIGLTVSGGEKKHTVTLDVISDIVSTSLAISGELIQKPSLIWDGSLDRVKITTQQGPWVLDKPVAIKADVDKQFADVQAHCWKQASSSVCLDEDIRAGKSGEAKIAINQFDFDQIKTFVPKETELQGLVNVKAHAKWSEQGEPEVTVSVDMPKGQVIQQVGEPITLGWESVALNAQLKDNKLDADFKLDVSDNGDLSGTVSLPDILVEDKMVDAAIKLTTFHLDFLQPILGEYSLLKADLESDLQVKGSLMHPQVFGQFSVDGIQVKGDVTPVDVKDGRIALDFDGYSAKLDANIETPDGHLDIEGGGDWQDLKAWHSNVRVFADELMVDIPPMVKVKVVPDMTIDVTPELAKITGDIALPWGRIVVEDLPPSAVGVSSDQVILNKDLEPENEDTIPFNVMTNINISIGDDFKLSAFGLEGDLVGKLNVAQKDQGPFITGEVNIVDGTYQSFGQDLLIEEGKILMNGPPDQPYVAINAVRNPDNTQDDVTAGIRVTGPATEPTIEIYSDPAMPQANALSYILRGQDIDGESNGSMTTTLIGLSLAKSGKVVGEIGEAFGVQDLQLDTAGSGDDSQVTVSGYILPGLQVKYGVGIFNSLGEFTVRYRLMQDLYVEAVSGLDSAVDLLYQFEFE